A region of the Phaeodactylum tricornutum CCAP 1055/1 chromosome 1, whole genome shotgun sequence genome:
AAAAAAACAAACCACCGACGCACACCTGTCTCTCTCTACCGAAGGGATCCTCCCAACACTCACGAGAATGGCGAAATCAGAATCATCCTCCGTTCCtttcaaagaagaagaagacgacgaacaaGCGGTACTAGCGTCGTTAGATGCTGCTTTGCACGACCAAGATGTCTACGAAGACCGTGTGATACGGGATGCGACCCATCGGTTGGCACCCCGTCTTTCCGGGCTGGGCTTTCCCGCGTTGCACGACTTGGCACCCGGTGTCTCGATAGCCTCCTCAAACGCCGATCACTATAATCCCTCCGATCTCCCGCACGTGCACGCCGTATTGGGAAAAACACGACAAGCCTTGCTCGACGGTCACACTCATCGTACCGCACACGAACGTCACGTCCTCTTACTCCAGGAACAAATGCTCCTGGCCTTTCTCCAGAACGTCGCGCGGGTGTCACCGGAAGAATTGCCCACGCACAGGTTGTCGTCCGTACGCACTGCGGCGCCACAAACACCCACGGACGAGCGTCGACGCGAAACTGCAGCGATGGACGCTGCCGTCCCGATGTCGATTTCGCCCACGGCCAAACGACCACGTATTCCCATGATGCAACGCAAACGCCGAGAACAAGGACTattggacgaggaagagttTGTGCAACGCCGGGAAcatttgaaaaaaatgcGTCTAGAGAGGAAACGACGGAAGGAGCATCGTCGCAAACTGCTGTTGAGGGAAGACGATGTTAGTGGCGATCAAGAGACGGACACAGAAATGGAATTTGATAATGACGATAATGGGGCAATCAAGGTTAACAATCCAACTGCGGATGACTCCAATCTTGTGGTAGAGAAACAAAACGGCCAGGATTCGGCACCGGCTCTAACTTGTCCCTTGTGTGGGGATGCCTTGCTGGTGGACGACCCTTCGAAACTGGACTCTACCCTCTCTAGACACATGGATCAGTGTCAGcaccgaagacgaagccGTCGGTCGACGCGTAGCCAATCAACCGCGGTCGACACGGTTGAAATCGGGGCAGACGATCGCCCGGTACCGCGGACGCTACCCCCGAGGGCTGCGATGGTCCGAAGCAAAGGTGCTCGAAAAGGAGACACACCAGTATTTCGAATGGCTCCATCCATCGATGATTTAGAGGAGGCGTCATACGAAGACCGAGTGGATGACTGGATTGAAAATGGGCTAACTCGCATGAAGGAAATGAAAGAGCGCGATTCAGCAGCTGTACTACCGGGGGACGAGGAATTGCATGGTGGCCTGCACATACCTGCCTGGCTCAACGATCGTCTATTCGAATACCAAAGGATAGGACTCAAATGGATGTGGAAGTTACATCAGGAAGAAGCTGGAGGTATCATTGGCGACGAAATGGGGCTCGGAAAAACGGTACAAGCGAGCTCGTTCATTGGAGTCTTGGCGGCTTCACGCAAGCTAAAATCTGTTTTGATTATATCGCCGGCGACCATGCTTCAGCATTGGCTCAACGAGTTGGCTGTTTGGGCTCCTGGCCTACGGCGCATTTTAATTCATCAATCTGGGGAAGGTGACGGATCGTCACGAAATATAACCGCGAGTCTTTTGAAATCTTTAGCAAAGTGGCTGAAAGGAGTCAGAGCTGATCGATTGTATGAACCTATAGACGTAGAAGACCTGGAGACGTTACCTTCCCACTCCTTCTGTGGGACGGGTTATGTCGTGCTTACAACCTATGAAAACGTACGCCGCAATACCGATATTTACACGGAACACGCATGGTCGTACGTTGTGTTGGACGAGGCGCAAAAGATTCGAAATCCAGACGCAGACATAACGTTAGCTTGCAAGCGAATACGGACTCCTCACCGGTTGGCTATGAGTGGCACGCCAATTCAGAATGATCTAAAAGAATTGTGGTCGCTCTTcgattttgtttttccaGGACGACTCGGCACTCTCCCTGCTTTTGAACAAGAGTTCGCCGATACCATCAAACGAGGAGGATATTCCAACGCGTCTCCCATGCAAGTACAGCTTGCCTACCGCTGCGCCATGGTCTTAAGAGATCTGATCAATCCCTATCTCCTTCGGCGTCAGAAAAAGGACGTTATTGAGGTAAGTCGAATGCCTGGTAAAACCGAGCATGTGCTTTTTTGCCGGCTAAGTCAACGACAGCGGGCTCTCTATGAGGCATTCTTGCTGTCGGACGAAGTTACAAAAGTTGTGAAGGGCTCCAAGCAACTCTTTGCTGCAGTCACAATGCTACGAAAGATATGCAATCATCCAGATCTGGCTTGTGATCCAGACGAGGCTTCTTTTGAGTCTTTTGTTCGGAACGGTTACGTGAATCAAGGCGAcctcgacgaagacttgtcagaccttgacagtgacattGGAGAGGAGAAATCGCTTGTGGAGCGGTCTGGAAAACTCGAGGTCCTGTCCAAAATCCTTCCGCTGTGGAAAAAACAGGGACATCGTGTATTGATATTTTGTCAATGGCGCAAAATGCTAGACATCATTGAACGCTTGATTATGTTGAAAGAATGGAAATTTGGACGACTCGATGGCAATACCAACGTCGCTTCACGACAACGATTGGTGGATCAGTTCAATTCAGATGAGTCCTATTTTGGAATGCTATGCACAACCCGAACTGGAGGTGTTGGGCTCAACTTGACTGGTGCCAATCGAATCATTCTATATGATCCAGATTGGAATCCGCAGACTGATGCTCAAGCCAGGGAACGCGCTTGGAGATTTGGACAAGAGCGTGAAGTGACAGTTTATCGTTTGATCACTGCTGGGACTATCGAGGAAAAAATCTACCAACGCCAAATATTTAAAACTGCGCTTTCTAACAAAGTGTTGCAGGATCCGAGGCAGCGTCGCCTGTTTTCTCAGAAAGATTTACGGGATCTTTTCACTTTGAAAGCTGATGCTGGGAGTGTTCGATCTGGAGGGGAAGGCCTCACAGAAACTGGAGCAATAACTCGCCATGGTGGAGTCGTTAATATCGACGAAGATCCGACTGATGAACCATCGCttgacaacgacgaagctTTAAAAACAGTTATGAGGAGTAGAGGGCTCGCGGGAGTATTCGATCACAATTTTGTCGAAATCGACTCgacgaaaaagtcaagaACGCTACGggaaatggaagaggaagcaaaAAGGGTTGCAAAAGAAGCTATCGACGCTTTACAGCAAAGTGTCGCAACTAAGCAGCGGTTCGTCCCAACTTGGACGGGCTCCGAAGAAACGCAACAGAGACGCTTTGGAACTCCCAAAATGCACATGGTCGACTCGAAAGACAGCCTTAGTTCGCGAACGTTGTTAGCATCTATCCGCCAAAGAGACAACGCTGTTCATTCCGGCGGAAACCATTTGCCTCCATCCGACGAAAGTCAAGAGTACGCCAAGCTTTTGGCCAAAATAAAAGATTACGTGTACCGTTATCGACCGACAACAGATGATTTGCTGAAGGAATTTGAAAGCGTCTCAAACACTGATGTCGCGATTTTTCGCAGGCTACTAAAGTCAGTGGCGAATGTGGATTCTGGAAGGTGGTTATTAAAATAGGAAACAGTTCACCGTCATTCTGTATTGTAAACAGTTTCAAACTTAGAGCTTTGATGGTTTCTTACAGTCAACGTGTCCCTATAGATTGACTTTTTGCATGAACACCAAGGTTCGCTCATGAATCTCTTTCGCCGTCGACAAGGGACTCCTTGGCCCTGTTATATTGGTAAGACGTGCCAGCCATAACGGCAACATCATGGAAGTGTCTGAAAACTCTGTATGGTGTGCATCATCTATAAAAGCAAAGGAAGAGTAGCCTCCTTCCCGACCCAACCGAGCTTCCTGATGCATCTCTTCTAGAACATGGTTCCAACCCCATTTCTTCGATCGCCATTCGCCCGAGAAAAGTATAAGCAGGTCCACATCGTGAATAGATGATTCTGAGTCTGAAGATTCGACAAGAAAACCTCCGGTCCCTCCCGTGAAGTTAGTTGAAAGTCCTTCTAATCGTTTTAGATCGAACAACGAGCGACGAGCATCATCAGGCATCCAGTCAACGGCTGGCTCGTGTGCAATCACGGACTTTACAAGATCAGGTCGCCGCTTTGCCACTGACAGCGCCGTTGCTCCTCCAAAGGAATGCCCCATAAAAAATGTTTGATCTATCTGGATGCGATCACGGAAGGAGAGACCGAACAGTAGGAGTTCGGCCAGGTCACTCTCATTCAATCTATGCATACCTTCCGCAGCTGCCACCAACTCGTCCACACGAAGATCAGTTCGTGCACGACGTTCACGAACATACTCGACATGGTTGCCTCCAGCCCAGAGTTTCGGAAGTTCGTGATCGTACAGCTTAATGTTCCCGTCTCTTTGCCTTATGACTGGAGCACTTCCATCTTGGTGGTTCACAGCCAACACAATGTGACCGTGCGCCACAAGAGACATGGTTtggtaactgtaaatttctGCTGTGCCTCCAAGACCGTGAGAGAATAAAACTAGAGGGAAGGCGTCAGGATGATCTGAAAGCGAAGCGTGGGGTTTGGCTTGCATTCGTGCTAGACGCCACGTGTGTAGCAGCCAACCAAACGTTTTCAAAGGCGGAGGGGCTCCAAAGCTCATAAATTGTTGACAGTAATCAGCTGCAATGTCAGGTCTTAAAAATGGTATCCGTACGGGTTTTTCGTTGGTAGGATAAAGTAATCGCACCGAAACGTGAGAAGATGAAGCACAGGTCTCTCTTGAAACACTCCCTGCGATATTGGACGATTCTATTGGCATAAAAAAATCTACCACGCCTACATTGTAGGGACCTTTGATTGCAGGAAGCTCTACAGCTGGAAAGAGTATCGATAAAGTAGCGGCTGACACGATCAGTAATAGACTCAACCCATCGACAATTCGGTGAAACCAGCATCCGCCTTTCTTGGAGAGAGATAATCGTCTCGTTAGCTGTAAAAACAGAAATGGTACCATTGGTAGTGTCAAAGTCCAACGATTTGTGGGCCCGGCCGAAACAAAAGTTCCAATGTATGTCAGTCCCAGAACGACGGTGTTTTTTCGTGTACACTCCGAAGTTCCTGCCGATACGCTTAGGCCAAACAGGGCGGCCGAGTCAAGTAGAACGCGAGAGAGAATTGGCCGGAGCCCTCCCCAAAGCACCATTACACAAGCAAAGGTAGATAGCAGTCGCACGGAAGCCACGTTATCTTAGAACAGCTCCCAAATTTTGGGTGTGTAGAATGCCAGGGCTGCTTATCTTATAAGCTAACGTGGGCGCTGGACCGATCAGTGCCAGGACTAGTATGGTGTTCCGCACATATCAAGTCGACGAAAGGAGAAGCAACGAAGTCAAAGTAAATGGAGTCGCTTTTATTTCGACGAGAGATTTTGATTATATATTTTTTTAACTGGCACCTCCAGGAAAAGCCCGGTTAGCTCAGTCGGTAGAGCGCACGACTCTTAATCGTGTGGTCGTGGGTTCGATCCCCACATCGGGTGCGACAGCTTCCTTTTTGAAAGTTTGATACTTGAATACATGAACTATCAATGTAAGCTGTGGTAGCCGGAAAGCTCATGAGTTGGTCCTACTGATTCCTCAGAGGTACCAGACCTCATATCTTCACAGCTGTCCTTCCTGAAAACACTGGAGATCATATTCCTTGTTTACAATGTATCTTCATGCTGAAGGAAAACTTTTCTGCTAGCGCTTTTTCATCCATTACTGCTTTTACATTTGTGATGTTCCTTCGCGACGTTTACATTAAGTTCATGGCTCCTCACCTTATAAATCATAATAATAGATATAATTTTAAATGAAGGATTGCAAAGAAATACTTACGAGCAATCACAGCTCTGTGTCTTTTATGCTCTTCAAGATCTCAGGTCCATGCTTGTCCCAGAGGTCAGACGTTGGGCTTGactcttttgcaaaaggtCCATCCTGCCTAACGCGAGGAAAAGCAGGTTCGATCTTCTCCCACGGCGACCAACGTTCCGGAGGTACAAAGCCAAGAGAGACAAACCAATCTAATGGGGAATAATCTGGTACATTGTAGTTGGCCAAAAGTTCTTGGCCTTTTTTTAAAGGCTTTCTTCGTCCATGCCGAAGACTACGAACGACGAACGCACCGGTATCGTCCTCTGTTGCATCGATGAAGTGGTGGTCTTTCACGCGTTCTGTTCCTTTCAGTTCAATGAACTCTCCTGCATTCTCATCGTGGTTAATCAAGTCAAGCATGGGAACGAGTCGCAGACCTCCGTACTTTTCTTTCGCTGCCGTAGCCCGCGAAGCAACTTGACAGAGAGCCCATTGAATGTTCTGCAATGACGATACAGCCATGGGCGACTGTATATGAGGGCCATAAAGGAGATTCAATGCTTCAGCAATTCGATACGCGTACTTGCTAGCTCTGTCAAGCTCAGTAGGCCATCCTTGTACATCAACGCCAATTTCTTCCCTCAGTGCATAAATAGCGTCTAGCATGTACGGTCGCATTGCTTCTGAGTAGCCGCACGATGGGTTTGACGGAAGAGAAGCAATGTATGGAGTCCAGCGAGAATATCTACCTACGCCGCGTTCGTGTGCAAGAAAAAGCGCCAAAAGGACTGCGTCATCCAATTCATGTAGGCTATCTCTTTCTTGTATTGTTGCGGGCATCAGTCCTGATAAAAGGTTCATTGCAGATCTACGAGTCATTTGGAAGTTGAGAGGAATCTTTAGAAGAATCTCTTCTTGGCGGTATTGAAAATTGTCGGGTAACGGATAGGTCTCGCTACTGGACTGTGCAACACGTCTTTCTTCCTTCTCCCGTGCCTTTTCTTCGGCCGTCCCTGGAAGACACCGACTTTGACACTTTTGGTAACTGTCTCGAACCATACCGAGTCCTCGAGCCGCACCTGACGGCGCTGGTACTAAAAAACCGAGGTCGGGATGAACGTAGCCGCCCTTCTCTCGAACAACCGCTTCGCGGAGGACAGCGAAAATGCGAGGATGCGAAGGGTTTCTAGCATATTCCGCAGCTTCTAAATCCCGTTCCGTTTCTATAGCCCAAACTACAAAACGATCGAGCCAATCATCCCAGACACTTTTGAATGTCATGAGTTGGAAAAGCGAATTTGAACGGATCCGATCGCCCAGGTTCTGTTGTCGTAGATTAGGCTCTACAGGGGCAGCCGAAAAGCCCGTAGATCCAGTGCCAGCAATAAATCCGACGACACTTCCTAGTACGGCACAAGCCGCTATCCAGAGAAATACATATCGATCTCGCAATAGCCATTCTCCAAGCTTTTTTGCTGCATGTTGTTCAGCGGGTGGAACGTTATCAGCAGGCCCAGTTCGCGCTGTCGTTGGAGAGTCGCCTTTTCCTGATGTCTTTTTTTGCTTCCCCATGGCACCCAGCTTCTCTTTCCCTTTTTTCGTCTTGCAGTGCTTGTTTGCTGAGCACTAATAAAGCAATGTTTCTACCGTCGTTATATGACTCCAAATATTTTGAGAATGGTTTCTTTGTGAGCGCCAACACTATGGATAGTCAgtccttcactgtcaagtttcttctttgtctttggccCCGGCAAATTACTTAATAGCTTTTCGCAGGCAGTCAAGGACAATTTCGAAAGTATGGCGCGCGTGCTTCGGAAAAATCCACTCGGTATTGCAATACGAGAGTAGTAAGGATTGCCTCGACATTGCTGATCCATATCGACGTGAGCTGCTTGGATGGATCGGACTTTGACATAAAATTCACAAGACAAGCTACGATTGTCGATATTAATTGTAATTATCAAATGGCTTATCCGCATACTTGCCAACTCCGGCTTTGGCGTCTTCCATATTCTTCAGTTCTGCCGCGTCCAGCATAGCTGTCCATCCTACCAGAGTTGGAATCGAAGACCGCATAATTTCCGTCATCACGATATGTTCCCCAAGGTGCACTGTTACTTCCAAGGGACCCGCAACGTTGTTAGAACCAGAAAATGGTATCTGACCTCCCACACCGTCCGTTTCGTGGTCGATACAATACGTTGTGGTGCCGCCTTCACCGGGAGTGATTCGCAAAACTTTCGCAGGAGCAGACGATAACGACGCACTTGCCGACAGACCTAGCTCTCCGTTTGGCGGAGGGGAGCGACGCGATAACTCAACTTCATGACTGGGAAGCTGGTCAAGGAGCAAACCCACTTCTTCTGCCGAAAGACCGAATCGAATATGCTGGTCCCGGGCAGTTGTTCCTGTACGTCGGGAATAAATTTATAAGAAAAAGAGTGATCCCGTACAAAAGGTAGCTTTATTGCTGCAACATACCATCCGCCAGCCGAGGCACAAACTCCAGCAAAATGCGCCCTTTTTTGCTGTTGTCTAAGGAGAGGACATTGTTTCGCGAAATACGAAAGGATGGCAGGAGTATCTTTAAGGAGAGTAGGCAATTTTCGCCAAAAACCGTGTACTGCGGGTACGAACGGACGCTCTCTCCGTAATTTTTGCCATCGCCACCTGCGTAACTATTACCATACGACGAAAAACATCTCGAAGACTGTGGGCCCGTACAAGTGGAGACAAATTGCCTAATCCTCGGAATTTGCGCTTTACACATAAACATTTTATCGACTGAGTGCGTTCTACTCTATCGACGAACTGTATCCTCGGAGCAGGCGTAAAGGGCgagaactgactgtgatgtgCCTATTGGAGTAAACGGGGAGCGAAAGAAAGGGCACGGTACTCGGGTTGTGCGATGAGCTTGGAATGTGAACCTAAAAAGCACGAACGCCACTATAGAATATTGACCTCATTTTTTCGCAGTCAATTACATTGGTCAGGATCGTCGAAAGGTCGCGGTCGCAATGCAACGAAGAGCTCTTGTAGCAAAGATGTATACTGTGCCTGCTAACTATAAATACAAATatgcttacagttaatgcgAATCTCACCTATCAATTATGATTACATTGCGAAGCTTTCTTCCAGCTGTAATGGCTATTGTAACGCTCGGTTACCTCCTGCTTCCCCTTTTCGAAGTAGATGCCGCTTGTGGAGTATGCTACTCATCCGTAGCACCCATAGCTCTGATAGCCCGACAGACTTCAAGGCAGCGAGGTCATTCGAGTTTGCTATTTCCTGTCATCAACGGAATGCTAAGAAAACATCCTGTTACGACTGTGGGAATCTTTTTCGCTCACCGAGCAATGGCTGATGGACTCGGTAGACCACTTTGGGTGGCCGAGGACAAGAAAGCTAAAGAGTCAGAAGGCAGTCAGGACGTGGAAAAGGAGTCAGCCGAGAAAGCGGAGTTGGAAAAAGACAATATGTCTACTGCTATGATTGCGTCTATTGGATTCTACAAACAGGTAATTTCGCCTCTGCTTCCTCCAGCCTGTCGATTCGTGCCCACGTGCTCCCAATACGGTGTGCAGGCAATCCAGCAGTATGGTTCTGGTAAGGGGGCCATCCTCACCGCATGGCGGTTGCTACGATGCTCGCCCATCGGTGGTAAGGGCTACGATCCACCGAAATGGCCGCCAGTAACGTTCACCTTTAGCAGTTATTGATAAGACGCTATGAAAGTTGCACGAAAAAAGGTTCTTTATCGTTCGTCAAAGTTCTCCATTTGAAAAGGCATGTTCATTATCCCTATCAGACCTTCTCTCGGTGTCAGATttccttccaaaatagcAGCTACGCCAAAAAGTATTGGGAACTTAAGGTCTAGTCGATATCCCTTGCATTCTGTTTTGATTAGATTCACGAGTGCGATTGCTGTATCTACGCCTTCAGCAACCTCCGTGGATGATGctttgatttcttccatGGTCTCTCCCTTCCCAAGCCTGTATCCGAATTTGCGGTTGCGCGACAGTGGCCCAAAACATGTTCCAAACGTATCACCGACACCTGCGAAATTGAGTGTGTGAGCAATATAAACCAAAGTTCGCTCTAGCAACGTCCTTGTGTGCATACCAGACAAGCCAGCAATGGTGCTGGGTCGCGCTCCGAAGGTCAAGCCCAATCGTCGCATTTCGCCACAGCCTCGGGTAACCAGTCCACTCATGGCGTTCGTTCCCAATCCCAAACCTTCACACATTCCGGCCGCCAAAGCAATGACGTTTTTTACGGCGCCACCAATCTCAACCCCCATAACATCTCGTGAAGTAAAGCAGCGGAAATTGTCGTCGCTAAGGAGGTCCGCTAAATCTCGTGCCAACATGAGGTCTTCCGAAGCAACAACCACAGCGGTCGCGACTCCCTCGCAAATTTCGCGGGCAAAAGATGGTCCCGACAAAAACGCGTAGGGACGGTCCCGTCCCAAGGATTCTTTCAGTATATCCGCCATGAAACCAAGGCTAGAAGTTTCGATACCTTTGGAGCCACTCAGAACGGGCGTGTTGGGTGCAATGAACTCTTTGACAGAATCCAAAAAGGCCCGACTGTATTGCACAGGGACAGCGTGCACTATGTAAGTAGCATCTGAAAGTGCTTTTTCAGGGTCTGATGTGGCACGAATTCGAGCCGGCAGCACAATATCCTTCATGTACCGAGGATGAGTATGATTGGTGTTGATGGACTGTGCAATGTCGTCGGATCGGACTAAAAGTGTAGTCGGTATTCCTTTCCGAGCGGCGACCGTGGCGAGGGCTAATCCGAAATTGCCACCTCCCATGACTGTTATTCGAACAGGGTAAGGAGGTGGAGAAGATGCTTTCATGTGTAGCTCACACGATGATATGCGTCCGCGGCGAGAACTGAAGGAAGGAATATGAGATTGCTCGAGGCTGCTTCTAGTCCATGCCGACAAAAAGGCTGTGGCTCCACCTAGCCTACAGCATGCAAAAGCGGCGAGCAAGCAGCCGGTAAGTCGCTTCATTGTTCGCTCTACCCCGCCCAATGTTGATGCGGGACTTTGATTGCTATTGATACCCACGTCCATCGACCTTGTGTAACGGTTTTGTGGCCCTCCATGGTGATGGCATCTTCTGACGTTTGTAGCTTGCTACGAATactattcacagtcagcctAAACACAAACCGTGATATGATGAATTTTTACTCGATTGTACAGAAACATCAATGTCGTCCTCTAATGAGATGTATAAATACTGTGTCGCTGTAAGGGACGTGTAAAATGACAATACAATACACCGTAGAGAGTCCACAGATTGGGAGAAGGAAAGCGGTTCATCGCGTCCTAACCTTTGACCATCCGTTGCGCATCCATCCTGTAAAGTGATGCATCCAACATAAAGTAATGTTGTATACATACGGCTTTCAGTAACTAACTCGTGTAAGAAGTGGAAGCTACGGGACAGATGGCAGCAGCACCGTCCGTCGCGCTTGCGACTCGTCTGATGACTAGATCATTCCAGCCAGCATATCAGCacacattcactgtcaattgctACTTCTCCTCAACGTCTTCCGATACGGACTTCTT
Encoded here:
- a CDS encoding predicted protein, which produces MKASSPPPYPVRITVMGGGNFGLALATVAARKGIPTTLLVRSDDIAQSINTNHTHPRYMKDIVLPARIRATSDPEKALSDATYIVHAVPVQYSRAFLDSVKEFIAPNTPVLSGSKGIETSSLGFMADILKESLGRDRPYAFLSGPSFAREICEGVATAVVVASEDLMLARDLADLLSDDNFRCFTSRDVMGVEIGGAVKNVIALAAGMCEGLGLGTNAMSGLVTRGCGEMRRLGLTFGARPSTIAGLSGVGDTFGTCFGPLSRNRKFGYRLGKGETMEEIKASSTEVAEGVDTAIALVNLIKTECKGYRLDLKFPILFGVAAILEGNLTPREGLIGIMNMPFQMENFDER
- a CDS encoding predicted protein, which codes for MVLWGGLRPILSRVLLDSAALFGLSVSAGTSECTRKNTVVLGLTYIGTFVSAGPTNRWTLTLPMVPFLFLQLTRRLSLSKKGGCWFHRIVDGLSLLLIVSAATLSILFPAVELPAIKGPYNVGVVDFFMPIESSNIAGSVSRETCASSSHVSVRLLYPTNEKPVRIPFLRPDIAADYCQQFMSFGAPPPLKTFGWLLHTWRLARMQAKPHASLSDHPDAFPLVLFSHGLGGTAEIYSYQTMSLVAHGHIVLAVNHQDGSAPVIRQRDGNIKLYDHELPKLWAGGNHVEYVRERRARTDLRVDELVAAAEGMHRLNESDLAELLLFGLSFRDRIQIDQTFFMGHSFGGATALSVAKRRPDLVKSVIAHEPAVDWMPDDARRSLFDLKRLEGLSTNFTGGTGGFLVESSDSESSIHDVDLLILFSGEWRSKKWGWNHVLEEMHQEARLGREGGYSSFAFIDDAHHTEFSDTSMMLPLWLARLTNITGPRSPLSTAKEIHERTLVFMQKVNL
- a CDS encoding predicted protein, giving the protein MGKQKKTSGKGDSPTTARTGPADNVPPAEQHAAKKLGEWLLRDRYVFLWIAACAVLGSVVGFIAGTGSTGFSAAPVEPNLRQQNLGDRIRSNSLFQLMTFKSVWDDWLDRFVVWAIETERDLEAAEYARNPSHPRIFAVLREAVVREKGGYVHPDLGFLVPAPSGAARGLGMVRDSYQKCQSRCLPGTAEEKAREKEERRVAQSSSETYPLPDNFQYRQEEILLKIPLNFQMTRRSAMNLLSGLMPATIQERDSLHELDDAVLLALFLAHERGVGRYSRWTPYIASLPSNPSCGYSEAMRPYMLDAIYALREEIGVDVQGWPTELDRASKYAYRIAEALNLLYGPHIQSPMAVSSLQNIQWALCQVASRATAAKEKYGGLRLVPMLDLINHDENAGEFIELKGTERVKDHHFIDATEDDTGAFVVRSLRHGRRKPLKKGQELLANYNVPDYSPLDWFVSLGFVPPERWSPWEKIEPAFPRVRQDGPFAKESSPTSDLWDKHGPEILKSIKDTEL
- a CDS encoding predicted protein: MFMCKAQIPRIRQFVSTCTGPQSSRCFSSYGNSYAGGDGKNYGESVRSYPQYTVFGENCLLSLKILLPSFRISRNNVLSLDNSKKGRILLEFVPRLADGTTARDQHIRFGLSAEEVGLLLDQLPSHEVELSRRSPPPNGELGLSASASLSSAPAKVLRITPGEGGTTTYCIDHETDGVGGQIPFSGSNNVAGPLEVTVHLGEHIVMTEIMRSSIPTLVGWTAMLDAAELKNMEDAKAGVGKYADKPFDNYN
- a CDS encoding predicted protein, with the protein product MWKLHQEEAGGIIGDEMGLGKTVQASSFIGVLAASRKLKSVLIISPATMLQHWLNELAVWAPGLRRILIHQSGEDLETLPSHSFCGTGYVVLTTYENVRRNTDIYTEHAWSYVVLDEAQKIRNPDADITLACKRIRTPHRLAMSGTPIQNDLKELWSLFDFVFPGRLGTLPAFEQEFADTIKRGGYSNASPMQVQLAYRCAMVLRDLINPYLLRRQKKDVIEVSRMPGKTEHVLFCRLSQRQRALYEAFLLSDEVTKVVKGSKQLFAAVTMLRKICNHPDLACDPDEASFESFVRNGYVNQGDLDEDLSDLDSDIGEEKSLVERSGKLEVLSKILPLWKKQGHRVLIFCQWRKMLDIIERLIMLKEWKFGRLDGNTNVASRQRLVDQFNSDESYFGMLCTTRTGGVGLNLTGANRIILYDPDWNPQTDAQARERAWRFGQEREVTVYRLITAGTIEEKIYQRQIFKTALSNKVLQDPRQRRLFSQKDLRDLFTLKADAGSVRSGGEGLTETGAITRHGGVVNIDEDPTDEPSLDNDEALKTVMRSRGLAGVFDHNFVEIDSTKKSRTLREMEEEAKRVAKEAIDALQQSVATKQRFVPTWTGSEETQQRRFGTPKMHMVDSKDSLSSRTLLASIRQRDNAVHSGGNHLPPSDESQEYAKLLAKIKDYVYRYRPTTDDLLKEFESVSNTDVAIFRRLLKSVANVDSGRWLLK
- a CDS encoding predicted protein codes for the protein MSTAMIASIGFYKQVISPLLPPACRFVPTCSQYGVQAIQQYGSGKGAILTAWRLLRCSPIGGKGYDPPKWPPVTFTFSSY